A window of Deferrivibrio essentukiensis genomic DNA:
ATTTTAAAAGCTTAAAAGATGTGCATAAAAATATGGTTATTAAAATTAAAGTTTACATTATTGTATCTAATTGTTAACATAAGTTATTAGTATGTGTATGGAGTAACTGTGAAAGATATTTTGATAAACGGTGTAAAAAAGGCTGGAGAAATTTTAAAAGAAGATTTTTACAGGCCAAAGACTGTATCAAACAAAGGGGTAGCCGATTTAGTAACTGAAACGGACTTAAAGATAGAGGAGTTTTTAAAAAAATATTTTTATAAACAATTGCCAGATTATAAGTTTGTTGGGGAGGAAACAAGTCTTGATTTAAGCTTTAAAGAGAAGTGTTTGATAGTCGACCCAATCGATGGTACAACGAACTTTGTGCATAGATTCCCTTTTGTTGGTATCTCTGTAGGAGTTTATGAAAACTTAAACCCTGTAGCCGCTACTGTATTTAACCCTATAATGGATGAACTTTATTACGCAGAGGTAGGTAAAGGTGCTTTTTTAAATGGGAGCCGCATTTTTGTGTCTACACAAAGCAAGATAGAAAATTCATTACTGGCGACAGGTTTCCCTTATGGGTTTGTTGAAAAAAATAAAAAAGATATTTTAGCAAAGCTTGAAAAAATTCTTAGTAACTCAAGAGGGGTTAGAAGGGCTGGTGCTGCTTCATTAGATTTGTGCTATGTAGCTCGCGGAGTTTTTGACGGATATTATGAGGGTGGACTAAAACCTTGGGATGTAGCTGCAGGGGTGTTGATAGTTAGTGAAGCAGGTGGTAAAATATCAAATATGAATGGTGGTAATTTTTCTTTTGAAGACGAATATATAGTTGCATCAAATAAAATAATACACAATGAATTAATTGAGGTGCTATGTGGTATCTAAAAAAGGTCTGGTTGGTGATTTATTATCAATGCCTCTTTCCGATGTTTTTCAGTGGATTGCTATGGCAAATAAGTCTGGAGAGTTATTTATTCAGCATGAAAGTGAGGACGCCAGTTTTATATTTAAAAAAGGGAAAATAGTTTATGCCAGCTCTAACAATCCTAAATTTCTTCTTGGACAAATATTATTAAAATACAGAATGATAACTAAAACTCATCTAATA
This region includes:
- a CDS encoding inositol monophosphatase family protein → MKDILINGVKKAGEILKEDFYRPKTVSNKGVADLVTETDLKIEEFLKKYFYKQLPDYKFVGEETSLDLSFKEKCLIVDPIDGTTNFVHRFPFVGISVGVYENLNPVAATVFNPIMDELYYAEVGKGAFLNGSRIFVSTQSKIENSLLATGFPYGFVEKNKKDILAKLEKILSNSRGVRRAGAASLDLCYVARGVFDGYYEGGLKPWDVAAGVLIVSEAGGKISNMNGGNFSFEDEYIVASNKIIHNELIEVLCGI